GCAAATTCTGTCAATTCTTTTGAAACTCTAGTAGCCGCCGATCCTATCATTGAAGGAGCAAGTGAAAGCGCCCTAGCTCGCCTAGCATCCTTCCCAGAACTCATACCTAATCCGATTATCGAAATCGATATAGAGGGAACAGTGATTTATCTCAATCCAGCGGCTGCTCTCAAGTTTCCCAAACTGCGGGAAATTGGGAAGCAGCACCCCATATTAGCCGGACTACTATCTGCAATTGAGAATCGACAAGCAAATTCTTTTGTTCGGGAAGTGGAAGTTGGCAATGAAGTTTTTGAACAATCGATTCATTACCTTCCTGAAAGTGATTTAATTAGAACTTTCATTGTTAGGGATATTACAGCCCAAAAGCAAGCCGTCGCAGAACTGCACCAGCGCGATCGCCTACTACAAGCAGTCGCCGAAGCGGCAAATTACTTGCTGACAGAAATGAACTACGAGAAGGGCATCGAGAAAGCTCTAGCGGTTCTGGGTGAAGCAGCCGAGGCGGATCGCGCCTATCTGTTTAAGAACCATATAAACCCTACCACAGGGGAAATAACGATGAATTTGTGGTTGGAATGGTCACGTTCAAACTTTGAACTTTCCCGTCGCCACTGGCACAATCAGCCTTATGAGTCTTCTGGATTAGCCCGTTGGTATACAGCCCTCTCTAGTGGCGAGTGCATTAGTGGACTCACCCGAGAATTTCCCCTTGCAGAACAACAACTCCTCACCCAAGACGGTATTCAATCTCTCTTCCTCGTACCACTGTGCTTAGAAGATACTTTTTGGGGTTATTTAGGTTTAGCAGACTGTTCAGAGGAACGTCGCTGGTCAAGGCATGAAGAATCCACCATCTTAACAATGGCAGCCAGTATCAATGGTGCTTGGCAGCGTCAGCAAGTTGAGAAAAAAATTCGCTATCAAGCTCTTCATGACCTACTCACCGGATTACCTAATCGCCTACTATTTTACGAGTTGCTGGGTAAAGCCTTACCTAACGCCGTTCGGAATGGGGAAAGTTTGGCTGTGATGTTCCTCGACTTGGATCGTTTCAAAGTCATTAATGACACTCTAGGGCACAGCTTAGGAGATAAATTATTGCAAAGTGTCGCCCTCAGATTGAGAGATGCTCTCAGAGAAGGAGACACCGTTGCCCGTTGGGGCGGTGATGAGTTTACGATCCTACTACCCCAAGTCAATCATGTTGACGAAGTTACTCAGGTGGCTTGGAGAATGCTCAAAAATTTAGAAGATCCTTTCTATCTCGAAGGGCATGAACTTTATATAAGTGCTAGTCTAGGCATAGCTCTACTCAGTGATATCACTCCTGATGTCGAAACCCTCATCCAGCACGCGGATGCCGCTTTATATTACGCCAAGGACGCCGGTAGGAATAACTTCCAGTTCTACACCTCTTCCCTCAGTCCCAAAACTCCAGAAATTCTGACTTTAGAAAAAAGCTTACGCTATGCCCTAGAACGGGAAGAATTAAAGTTGTACTACCAGCCTCGGATTAACATCATCTCTGGGGAAATTACTGGGATGGAAGCACTGTTGCGCTGGCAACACCCGGAAATGGGACTGGTAGCCCCCACAGTTTTTATACCCCTGGCCGAGGAAACTGGATTAATTGTGGCGATTGGAGAATGGGTATTACGCACCGCCTGTAGCCAGAATAAAGCTTGGCAAGATGCTGGATTTCCTCCAGTGACTATCGCTGTAAATCTCTCTCTCAAGCAGTTTCGCCAACCACAATTAGTGGAAACTTTGAAGAGTATTTTAGAACAGACGGGGCTAGATCCAAAGTATTTAGAGTTAGAAATTACAGAAAGCACCGCCATTGAGGATCTAGGATTCACCACAAATGTGTTGCAGGATCTCAAGAAAATGGGGATTTACCTCTCGATTGATGACTTTGGGACTGGTCATTCTTCCCTCTCCCGCTTACAAATGTTACCTCTCCAGCATCTGAAAATTGACAGGTCTTTCATCCAAGAATTGACAAGTAATAGCAAAGTAGCTCATATTATCAAAGCCATTGTTACCTTAGGGCAAAGTTTGGGGATGCGGCTGACCGCAGAAGGCGTAGAAAAGCCAGAGGAATTGGAATTCTTGAAATCTATTCACTGCGAGGATGTACAGGGTTTCCTGTTCTATCGCCCCCTGTCTGCCCAAAAAGCCACAGAAATCCTCCAAAATGAACAAACAAAGCTGGAATAGAGAACTCCACCCACGGAGCGGAGTTTTTGGGACTGGGGTCCGGGGACTGGGGTTTGGACTAATCACCGTGCCAATTATTTAACTGTCTATTGTAGGTTTTAGTCAGCTATTTGCCTAAGTTAAGATTAAGAAGAAAGTGATAATAAATTTTTTCTTTGACCCATGAGTTCAAATTTAAACCAACTAAGCATATATTTTTGCTGGACTACTACTCTGCTGAGAAATTAATCGCCAACTCTACAATCAAGCTTTTCTTAAACGCAAAGATTGCTGGATAATGGTATCCGCAGTATCTTAAAGGTATTGCTTTGTACTTAATTAATATAAATAATAATAGTACTGATTTGATATAGAAATTCGGTTTTTTTTGAAAGAATATAAGTATCTGTAGGCTCGGCATTACCCACCACATCCAGGGTTTGGTGGGCAATACCCAACTTAACTTTCTTTAAGCCTCTTAACCCCTCTAATGCAGTGGCGCCGCTACTTGTATTTCAAAAATAAAATAGTAGCCTTATATATACATTATTTTTGGTAAGAAGCACTCAAGTCTTCTCCAAATAAAAAATACTCAATTGCAACTTTTTACAGTTGATTCTTGAGTGTTGACTGCAAACTGTCAACACTCAAAAATCGACGAACTCAAGTAATTGTCTTGATTTTTTAATAATACAAAAGTAAACTTAGACACTATATTTATTGATTTTCATTTTTGACAAAAAATATATTTGTCGTGTCATGATTTTTACATTTTACGGTTTTTAATCAAGTAATTTTAAATAAAAAAATGCCAATTGTTGTTGTAGGCTGGGCGTCTCACAGATCCATTAATCAAGGTGGGCGAGACGCCTAACCACAATAAACTTGGCATTATTTTTTGTCATTACTTAAGTGGATATTTTTATCCATTTAAACAGTGTTGAAATAATTTACATCAGCGTTGTTGAAATTACTTAATTTTTTCGGAACTTCACATAAGCTTTGTATGAAATACATGAATATTTTATGTAGATAGACTCTAGAAAAATTATGATTTTTATGTACCCTCTTAAATCAATTAAGACGGTAAGTAGTTTGACATTAAACTCATCCCAACAATTACTTAGTTTTTTAACATGGAATACTTTGCATCTTTGATTTTGTTATTGTTCTTGGGTGGTTCTGGCGATAGTAATAACCAAACAACCCCTAGTTTGGTTTCCCAAGGCGATCCACAAGCAGTATCCGAACCGGCGGATGGAGTAATGGCGATGGCTGTGGGTGGAACAGTGATACTGTTCACCCTCAGAAAACTTTCTGGAAAAAAGTCATCATCTTCCTCCTTAGCAGAACTTTAAAATTGCTCTTCCTTGGGGTTAATACCCTGACGGGGTGCAATAAATTACGGGCTAAAGGTACACAACCATTCAAACCGGTTCAAAATTTAGTGTAGTCATCCAAAAAAATGGCTATGTTTTTCAGATAAAAATTGATTTCAGGGCTGAATCTTGAAGAATTTGCACATTGGGAATACTCCCATTACTTGGTTGGTTCAACTCAAATCCCTCTTTTGAATTTATAGAAGAAGTGTGATGGGAAAGACCATACTAAGATCCTGATGATCATGAAACTGATCGTGAGTCAAGTTGACTTAGTATCAAGATGACGATGCTCTTCAACCCTTTGTGACAGCATGGCATACTCGATCAGGACAAAAGTCAAGCAATTAAATGCTGGATCGAGTACCTTAGAAGGCTGAGGCTGTCGAATTAGGATATAAGCTTTGAAACAACTTTACATAACTTGTAGTTCTCTTCATCGTCAATGATCGGCTGGTGTTCACAAATCGAAAGCTTTTTGCTGCAGCAAAAAATTTTTTCGGTGATTGTATGTAGGATTTATCAGTTAACTTGACTGATAAATACAGTGATACTCAATAGGTTGTGAAAAATATTAGTGGTGGGTGTTGACGGTTAACCGTTGACGCCTCTATGGAAGTTACCAAAAAAACTGGGTCTAGAGCCGCCGTCCTTCTAGGACGGCTTTTTGGTAAAATAGTGGCAACAGGCAGGGCATTGTCTGTCGTTGCTCAGTGATGTAAGACGGGCTATGCCTGCTATTGCTGTTTGAATCCAGAATCCCTGAACTTTCAGATCAGGGAGTATGTCAATAACTCCTACACGGATTGCTATCATAACTGGTTCACCCGATTGGGTTTATGCGATCGCGGTATCGAGAATATACCCAGAAAGCAGAGACTAGTAAAAAGCGGCAAAATTCAAACTTAGCTAGTTCAAAATCCCTAACTTCGGGGATTTTGAGCCTTGCTGGGATGCTTTACCTATGCTGCACTAGTTTGATCTCCTGGGTGGAGATTCTCACAGCAGCAAAACCCTCAAACTGGCTATGATCGGGAACAGGGAACAGGGAAAACTAAACCGCCCACAAGGGACGTTAGCGCAGCGGAACGTAGTTCGGCTTTAAACCTTACCTCTTTTCGTAAAATTATTGCATACATCAAGTTTCCAACAACAGACTAACATTCTGCTATCCACAATTGCTGCCAATTTGCCAGAAATAATTTTCCCAATTCTGGACAAAAAACAACTAAGTTAGGAATTACGCATGAGTAAGTCCTACCTTTGTGGGTGGAGTTTTTTATCTTTAGCATTAAAGCTGCGTGTCATATTTTTTCGTATGGGTTATCAAGAGGAGCCAGCACCCGTAGCGATCGCAACTTGTACCCCTACGCTTAAGCACTAGGTAGCGCAATGTCTCCGACAAAAGAGGACTGGCTCTCAAAAGTCAAGGGTAAAAATCTAGCTTTTTTACCCTTGACCTTTGATTTTTGACCACCATAGCGGAAAATACATGTGCCAGATGCGTAAATCCTAATCCTGTGTGAATACGTAATAAATCCAAAATTTTACATAAACTTTGTATTAAATACATCAATATTTTATCTAGATTAACTCTATTAAAATTATCCTTTTTGTATGCTGTCTTACTTTAATGAAGACAGACATTATTCCGAAAATATACGTAAAGCAGGAAATGCTGAGTTTTTTATCATGGATATAATCTTCGGTGCACCTTTATTGCTTTTATTACTTTTTATGAACGGATCTTCCAGTAATAATCAAGCACAGCAAACAGCAGTCCGAGAGATTATGAACGGATCTTCCAGTAATAATCAAGCACAGCAAACAGCAGCCTCACAGAATCAACAAACGCAAATACCAATCTCGACTAGCCTTCCGATTATCCACCAAGGTAATCTATCTTCACCAGCAGTACCAGAACCGTCTGATCTATCTCTGGCGATCGCAGGGGGTGGAGTAGTGATACGGTTCAATTTACGGAAGCGGTTTGGGAAATAGCCATCATCTTTGTTGATAGGACTTGCGGTCTGGGTTTGGGGGTGAGGTTTTTTATTATGGGTAGTTAACTGGACATAATATAATTACTAAACTAGCTCATATCTGGAAAGTCACTAAATACGCCATCAATTCCTAAACTGAAAAATAATTCATATTCGCCTTGAGGATTTCCTAAAAAATCCCAAGGTAAAAATAAATCTTCATTGCGGAAAGTCCAGACATGAACCAACAAAGAAACTGTATGAGCATCGTTAACTAAAGATGTCGGCGACAGCAACTTACCAGCGCTATCTCTGGGAACGATAAGGTTTTTATTGACCCCAATCGCCTGTGCATATTGAGCAATTTCCGCCAACCCGGATGCAGTCACCAAGTCTGCATAGGTACGGTCATCGCCACTGACGACAAAATCATAAGGTTTCCCGCTGTCATTGAGCAATTGTACCAAAGGTAAATCTGTTTTTGTCGATAAATCTTTAAGATTACTCACTTCAAAAGACTGGATGAATACAGGTGCATTAGCCCCCTGATAACCGTTTGCTTGCAAATTTGCTAACAAAGGTTCTTCCAGTGATAAACCTATAGATTTAAAGTAAGTTGGGTGCTTTGTTTCTGGATAGATACCAATTATGCGACCAATTTCTGTACCTTTGCTTTTAGCTAAATCGATGATTTCTTGCAGTGTCGGTATTTCCAATAATCCATCATAGACGGTATTTTGTGGACGCAATTGAGGAATTCTTTCTTTGGCTTTGAGTGTTTTCAGTTCTGCGAGAGTAAAGTCTTCAGTAAACCAGCCTGTTTTGGATTCACCATCAATTATCTTTGTCGTTTGACGGTGAGCAAATTCTGGATGATTAGCAATATCGGTGGTTTGGGAAATTTCATTTTCATGACGAGCTATTAAAACACCATCTTTAGTAGAAACCAAATCTGGTTCAATATAATCAGCCCCCAATGCGATCGCTAATTCATAGGCGGCTATTGTATGTTCAGGACGGTAGCCACTAGCACCGCGATGTGCGATGATAATTGGATTTGTGCTAGGCAAAGTTTTACTCCCTTCCCGGTCTAAGATTACCTATAATTTTCCTTCTTCTCTACGTTAAGAGCGGGACGCTACGCGTAAGCGGAGCTATGCCGCAGGCTTTACGCGTAGCGTGTCGAAGACAGACGCACTCGCGTAAAGCCTAAAGAGCGGGTTCTGCTCTGCAGTATGCAGAAGCTCAAAATTATTTCCCTACGGGACGCTCCGCGTTCGCGTAGCGTCCCGTAGGGAACGGTAATCTTCCAGCGGTTCGGGAGTAATCGATATCCTTTACCAACCAAGTCATCAAAAGTAGCTTGATATTGAGCGGATGTCAACCCGTGTCGCGCCACGATCTATTGATGGAGGACGACGATTCACATTCAACGGAGTAACCTGGAAAAGTATCTCAATGCCTACAAATTAGAAGTTTGAGGCTATACGAACGGCTTCCGGTAAGGTAGCCTGCGTCATTCGGCTTAATTGTCTATAATTTTGATTCGCTAGGTATTTTGCAATCAGTCTCATGATACAGATTCAT
The Gloeotrichia echinulata CP02 DNA segment above includes these coding regions:
- a CDS encoding glycerophosphodiester phosphodiesterase: MPSTNPIIIAHRGASGYRPEHTIAAYELAIALGADYIEPDLVSTKDGVLIARHENEISQTTDIANHPEFAHRQTTKIIDGESKTGWFTEDFTLAELKTLKAKERIPQLRPQNTVYDGLLEIPTLQEIIDLAKSKGTEIGRIIGIYPETKHPTYFKSIGLSLEEPLLANLQANGYQGANAPVFIQSFEVSNLKDLSTKTDLPLVQLLNDSGKPYDFVVSGDDRTYADLVTASGLAEIAQYAQAIGVNKNLIVPRDSAGKLLSPTSLVNDAHTVSLLVHVWTFRNEDLFLPWDFLGNPQGEYELFFSLGIDGVFSDFPDMS
- a CDS encoding EAL domain-containing protein, which encodes MPDNEREKIRHLLVVQDQQGERTIPLQEATYSVGRDLSNAIVLHSRSVSRQHTILLRVTLPETERYGFRIIDGNFKGKKSTNGLFVNGNRCYYHNLQNGDVINFGNHQVYAKYYAISNLDEQIFSQSFEVEDLSGFLSQQANSVNSFETLVAADPIIEGASESALARLASFPELIPNPIIEIDIEGTVIYLNPAAALKFPKLREIGKQHPILAGLLSAIENRQANSFVREVEVGNEVFEQSIHYLPESDLIRTFIVRDITAQKQAVAELHQRDRLLQAVAEAANYLLTEMNYEKGIEKALAVLGEAAEADRAYLFKNHINPTTGEITMNLWLEWSRSNFELSRRHWHNQPYESSGLARWYTALSSGECISGLTREFPLAEQQLLTQDGIQSLFLVPLCLEDTFWGYLGLADCSEERRWSRHEESTILTMAASINGAWQRQQVEKKIRYQALHDLLTGLPNRLLFYELLGKALPNAVRNGESLAVMFLDLDRFKVINDTLGHSLGDKLLQSVALRLRDALREGDTVARWGGDEFTILLPQVNHVDEVTQVAWRMLKNLEDPFYLEGHELYISASLGIALLSDITPDVETLIQHADAALYYAKDAGRNNFQFYTSSLSPKTPEILTLEKSLRYALEREELKLYYQPRINIISGEITGMEALLRWQHPEMGLVAPTVFIPLAEETGLIVAIGEWVLRTACSQNKAWQDAGFPPVTIAVNLSLKQFRQPQLVETLKSILEQTGLDPKYLELEITESTAIEDLGFTTNVLQDLKKMGIYLSIDDFGTGHSSLSRLQMLPLQHLKIDRSFIQELTSNSKVAHIIKAIVTLGQSLGMRLTAEGVEKPEELEFLKSIHCEDVQGFLFYRPLSAQKATEILQNEQTKLE